The nucleotide sequence GCCGTCGGCAACGCCAGAGCTTCATCGTGCGCGTTCGTGTGCAACGACTGCGTCCCGCCCAATACTGCTGCCAATGCTTCCAGTGTCGTGCGCACGGTATTGACCTCCGGCTGCTGCGCCGTCAGCGATACGCCCGCTGTCTGGGTGTGAAAACGCAGCATCAACGAGCGCGGGTCGCGGGCGCCGAAACGCTCTCTCATGATCCTCGCCCACAGCCGTCGCGCCGCCCGAAACTTGGCCACTTCCTCCAGCAGGTTCTGTTGCGCGCAGAAGAAGAACGACAGGCGCGGCGCGAAGTCATCAACATTCAGCTCCGCCGCCAGCGCTTGTTTCACATACTCGATGCCGTTCGCCAAAGTGAAAGCCACTTCCTGAATCGCCGTTGCCCCGGCTTCGCGAATGTGATACCCGGAAATCGAAATCGTGTTGTAGCGTGGGAGGTGATTGCCGGCATAGGCGAAGATGTCGGTCACCAGTCGCAGCGACGGTTGCGGCGGGTAGATGTAGGTTCCGCGCGCGATGAACTCCTTTAGGATGTCATTCTGAACGGTGCCCGTAATTTGCACCGGCGCCACGCCCTGTTTCTTTGCCACCGCGATGTACATGCACAGCAGGATCGCCGCCGTCGCGTTGATCGTCATCGAGGTCGACACCCGGTCGAGCGGGATGCCGTCGAACAGCGTCTCGAAATCCGCCAGCGTGTCGATCGCCACGCCGGTCCGTCCGACCTCGCCGACCGCCATCGGATCGTCTGAATCGTAACCGATCTGCGTCGGCAGGTCGAAAGCGACACTCAGTCCGGTCTGACCTTGCGCGAGGAGATAGCGATAGCGCTGATTCGATTCCGCTGCCGTCGCATACCCGGCATACTGCCGCATTGTCCATAGCCGTTCGGTATACATCGCCGGATACACACCGCGGGTGTATGGATACTGGCCCGGATCTCCCAGATCCCGGGCATAATCGAATTCGCGACGATCCTCCGGTCTGAGAAATTTCTTGTTGTTCACGTTCGCTTCCTATGACTCAAAAGTGACCAGCAGTGCGCCCTTCTCTACCGGTCTTCCTGCCACGGCATGGACCTCGGCAATCACACCGTCGGTCGGCGACTTGAGCTCGTTCTCCATCTTCATCGCCTCCACGACCAGTAGCGGTTGCCCCTTCTTAATCACTTCGCCGGCACGATGCAGAATCTTCACGACCAATCCCGGCATTGGCGCATGCAGCTCCTTGCGCGCCGCGCCGATCTTGACACCGGCGGCTTTACGGATCGCCACCAGCCGTTGATCTTCGATCCGGCAGTCAAACCCGCGGCCATGAAGCAGCACGCACTTCTCGCCGTTAGTCGCGAACACCTCCGCATCATAGGCTTTCGCGTCCAGGAGCAGAAGGAAGCGGTGGTCATCTCGATCGCGCACGATCGAGGTCGTCAGCGCTCTGCCGTTCAGTGTGACGACGGGTCCATTGGCGGCATCATTGACGTCGACGTCGAATTCCCGATCGCCGATCGTGACGATGTACCTCACCAGCGCCCTCCCTCTAACCGCCTCAGTGAATCCTCCCGCGCTTTCTGAACCCAGGCGCTGAAAGGCTTCGTCCCGGCTGCAATCGTCTTCAGTCGTTGGGACTGGTAGTACTCGTGCAGGGCCGCCGCCACCGCTGCCGCCTGCACCAATTCGAGGTCGCGTTCTTCATTGCTGATGCCGTTGGGAAAATTATCGGCGATGTAACTCGTCGACAGTTCGCCGCGGTGAAAGGCCGGCATCTGCATCACTGTCTCGTGGAAGCCGATATTCGTGACAACGCCCGCAATCCGATATTCAGCCAGCGCCTGTGCCATCCGCCGGATCGCATCGTGGCGCGTCGCGCCGTAGGTTATGAGCTTCGAGATCAGCGAATCATAGTATGGCGTGACTTCCGAATCCTGGCGCACGCCGGAATCGACGCGCACTCCTGGCCCCGAGGGCTGCCGATAGCTGATGATCTTGCCGGTGCTGGGAATGAAGTCGTTGGCGTGGTCCTCGGCGCAGATGCGGCATTCGATCGCATGGCCGCGGATCTTGACGTCTGCTTGCCGGATTGACAACGGTTCACCCGCCGCCAGTCGGATTTGTTCATCCACGAGGTCGATTCCCGTCACCAGCTCGGTGACCGGATGCTCCACTTGCAGTCGGGTGTTGACTTCGAGGAAGTAGAAGTTCTTGTCCTTATCGACGAGGAACTCCACAGTGCCGACATTGGCATAGCCCGCCGCTCTTACCGCCGCCACAGCCGTCTCGCCCATCCGTCGGCGCAGGTCGTCGTCGACGAACACCGAGGGAGCCTCTTCGATCAATTTCTGATGACGCCGCTGGATCGAGCACTCGCGTTCGCCGAGATACACGGCGTTGCCATGAGCATCGCAAGCCACCTGAATTTCAATATGCCGCGGCCGCACGATACATTTTTCGATGAAGACGCGGTCATCCCCGAACGCCGATCGCGCCTCGTTGCCGGAAGCAATTAACGCCTTCTCCAGTTCGTCATCGCCAGTCACGATTCTCATTCCCTTGCCGCCGCCGCCGGCGACGGCCTTCACCAAAACCGGGTAGCCGCATTTCAACGCCAGCTTCCTCGCTGCCGGCAAGTCCGCCGCATTCACGGGACCACCCGGCACCGTCGGCACGCCATGGCTCTCGGCCAGCTTGCGCGCTTCCAACTTGTCGCCGAGCAGGCGAATTGCCTGGGGCGGTGGGCCGATGAAGGTCAATCCCGCATCCTGGACCACCTGCGCGAACTGCGCATTCTCGGCCAAGAATCCATAACCCGGATGGATGGCATCCGCACCGGACTTGCGGGCAACCTCAATCAATCGTTCCATTACCAGATAGCTTTGCGTCGCCGGCGCCGGGCCGATCAGGTAGGCTTCATCCGCCATCCGCACGTGTAGCGCCGCGTGGTCGGCCTCCGAGAACACGACGACGTTCTTGATTCCGAGCAAGCGACAACCGCGAACTATCCGAATCGCGATTTCGCCGCGATTCGCTATGAGAATCTTCTTGAACATGCCCATTCAGCGTGCGGAATAATACGGAAACGACCGCAAAAGTCAACGAATTCGCAGCGACCGGCAAATCTGTTTGCGTTTGCGAGTGTCGCGCGTTTAGCTTCATTCATCAGGAGAGTGTTGCACATGACCAGAATAATCATCGCTCTTGCCATCGGCGCCGTCACCGCCGT is from Candidatus Zixiibacteriota bacterium and encodes:
- a CDS encoding methylmalonyl-CoA mutase, with the translated sequence MNNKKFLRPEDRREFDYARDLGDPGQYPYTRGVYPAMYTERLWTMRQYAGYATAAESNQRYRYLLAQGQTGLSVAFDLPTQIGYDSDDPMAVGEVGRTGVAIDTLADFETLFDGIPLDRVSTSMTINATAAILLCMYIAVAKKQGVAPVQITGTVQNDILKEFIARGTYIYPPQPSLRLVTDIFAYAGNHLPRYNTISISGYHIREAGATAIQEVAFTLANGIEYVKQALAAELNVDDFAPRLSFFFCAQQNLLEEVAKFRAARRLWARIMRERFGARDPRSLMLRFHTQTAGVSLTAQQPEVNTVRTTLEALAAVLGGTQSLHTNAHDEALALPTAASAQLALRIQQVIGYEIGISEAVDPLAGSYVVEAKTDEIEHGANEYLTKIDRIGGALRAIEEGFFQREIQRSAYEFQLEVEARKRTIVGVNKFKTDDRVQVPLQKISEQSREEQIARLKHVKAERDNLCVTAALTRLEQAATTTENLMPLILDCVEAYASVGEISNTLRRAWGEYKETVVV
- a CDS encoding acetyl-CoA carboxylase biotin carboxyl carrier protein subunit, whose amino-acid sequence is MRYIVTIGDREFDVDVNDAANGPVVTLNGRALTTSIVRDRDDHRFLLLLDAKAYDAEVFATNGEKCVLLHGRGFDCRIEDQRLVAIRKAAGVKIGAARKELHAPMPGLVVKILHRAGEVIKKGQPLLVVEAMKMENELKSPTDGVIAEVHAVAGRPVEKGALLVTFES
- the accC gene encoding acetyl-CoA carboxylase biotin carboxylase subunit, translated to MFKKILIANRGEIAIRIVRGCRLLGIKNVVVFSEADHAALHVRMADEAYLIGPAPATQSYLVMERLIEVARKSGADAIHPGYGFLAENAQFAQVVQDAGLTFIGPPPQAIRLLGDKLEARKLAESHGVPTVPGGPVNAADLPAARKLALKCGYPVLVKAVAGGGGKGMRIVTGDDELEKALIASGNEARSAFGDDRVFIEKCIVRPRHIEIQVACDAHGNAVYLGERECSIQRRHQKLIEEAPSVFVDDDLRRRMGETAVAAVRAAGYANVGTVEFLVDKDKNFYFLEVNTRLQVEHPVTELVTGIDLVDEQIRLAAGEPLSIRQADVKIRGHAIECRICAEDHANDFIPSTGKIISYRQPSGPGVRVDSGVRQDSEVTPYYDSLISKLITYGATRHDAIRRMAQALAEYRIAGVVTNIGFHETVMQMPAFHRGELSTSYIADNFPNGISNEERDLELVQAAAVAAALHEYYQSQRLKTIAAGTKPFSAWVQKAREDSLRRLEGGRW